The window GTAAGCCTGGGTGCGAGAGTCGGTCAGTTGCAGACGTTCTTTCACATCATCAGGATAGGCCAGTTCCAGCATACTGGTAATTTCTTCCTCGGTGGCACCGTCAAATACCGGTGTCGCCAGCGGTACGCCGTTTTTCAGATTGCGCGCCATCTCGATGATCTGCTCATCGTTCAGGGAATCAATCTGTGCCTTGCTACCGGTGGTGTTGTACACCTTGTTCAGGTATTCGCGGATCTGTCCAACCTGAACCGCACGCTCATCTTTCATGAGATCGGCAATCCGGTGGCCCACACCCTTGGCAGCCCAGCCCAAATGCACTTCAAGCACCTGACCCACGTTCATCCGTGATGGCACACCCAGCGGGTTCAGCACGATGTCGGCAGGCGTACCATCAGCCATGTGCGGCATGTCTTCCACAGGGGTAATACGTGATACCACACCCTTGTTACCGTGACGGCCGGCCATTTTGTCACCAGGCTGCAAACGACGTTTCACGGCCAGATAGACCTTGATCATTTTCAGCACGCCCGGTGGCAGTTCGTCGCCCTGGGTCAGTTTCTTGCGCTTCTCTTCGAAGGCCAGATCAAACTCGTGGCGTTTCTGCTCAACCGATTCCTTGGTCTGTTCCAGCGCCACGGCAGCGCCTTCGTCAGACAAACGAATATCGAACCAGTGCCAGCGTTCTACGCCATCGAGGTATTCCTCGGTAATGGTGGAACCTTTTGGCAGACGGTTCGGGCCACCGTTAACGGTTTTACCAACCAGCAGCTTGCGAATACGATCAAAGGTGTCGTTTTCAACAATACGCAGCTGGTCATTCAGGTCCTGACGATAGCGACTCAGTTCATCATTGATGATGGACTCGGCGCGTTTGTCACGCTGAACGCCTTCACGCGTAAAGACCTGAACGTCAATCACCGTACCGACCATGCCGGAAGGCACGCGCAGCGAGGTGTCTTTCACGTCAGAGGCTTTTTCACCGAAAATCGCACGCAGCAGTTTTTCTTCCGGTGTCAGCTGAGTCTCACCCTTAGGCGTGACTTTACCGACCAGTACGTCATCGGCGCGCACTTCTGCACCAATATGCACGATACCAGACTCGTCAAGACGGTTCAGCTGGGTTTCTGCCAGATTACTGATGTCGCGTGTGATTTCCTCGTTACCGAGTTTGGTATCACGGGCAACAACCGTCAGCTCTTCAATATGGATAGACGTATAACGGTCATCGGCCACCACTTTTTCGGAGATCAGAATTGAATCCTCAAAGTTGTAGCCGTTCCATGGCATGAACGCGATCAGCATGTTCTGACCCAGCGCCAGTTCACCCAGGTCGGTTGACGCACCATCGGCCAGCACGTCGCCACGGGCAACGTGGTCACCACGTTTCACGATAGGACGCTGGTTGATGTTGGTATTCTGGTTAGAACGTGTGTACTTGATCAGGTTGTAGATGTCCACACCCACTTCACCGGCCTGGTTCTCGTCATCATTCACACGAATCACCACGCGATCGGCATCAACGTGATCAACAATACCGCCACGCTTGGCCTGTACGGTCGTGCCTGAGTCAACTGCCACAGTACGTTCAATACCCGTACCCACCAGTGGTTTCTCAGGACGCAGGCAAGGCACAGCCTGACGTTGCATGTTGGCACCCATCAGCGCCCGGTTCGCATCGTCATGCTCCAGGAACGGAATCAGCGAAGCGGCCACGGACACGATCTGCGATGGCGCCACGTCCATGTAGTGCACGTTTTCAGGCGCAGTCAGCATGGTCTCACCGGCTTCACGGCAGGCGATCAGGTCATCCTGGAAGCGGCCGTTTTCGTCCAGCACCGCGTTGGCCTGGGCGATCACGTAATTGCTTTCTTCAATCGCTGACAGATACTCAATCTGATCACTGACCTTGCCATCAATAATCTTGCGGTAAGGTGTTTCCAGGAAACCGTAGTCGTTCAAACGAGCATACAGCGCCATGGAGTTGATCAGACCAATGTTCGGACCCTCAGGTGTTTCAATCGGGCAAACACGACCATAGTGTGTCGGATGCACGTCCCGCACCTCAAAGCCGGCGCGTTCACGTGTCAGACCGCCAGGGCCCAATGCAGAAACACGACGCTTGTGAGTAATTTCAGACAGCGGATTGGTCTGGTCCATAAACTGCGACAGCTGGCTTGAACCGAAGAACTCTTTAATGGCAGCCGAAATGGGCTTGGAGTTGATCAGATCATGCGGCATCAGGTTATCGGCTTCCGCCTGACCCAGACGCTCTTTGACGGCGCGCTCTACACGCACCAGACCGGCGCGGAACTGGTTCTCTGCCAGCTCGCCCACGCAACGCACGCGGCGGTTACCCAGGTGATCGATATCGTCGATCACGCCCTGCCCGTTACGCAACGCAACCAGTACCTTGATGGTTTCCAGAATGTCTTCGTCAGTCAGTGTCATCGGACCGGTGATATCTTCACCACGGCCCAGACGGCTGTTGACTTTCATCCGGCCCACGCGGGACAGATCATAAGACTCTTCGCTGTAGAACAGGCGCTGGAACAGTGCCTCAACCGCTTCTTCGGTTGGTGGCTCGCCGGGACGCATCATACGATAGATCGCAACGCGGGCTGCCATCTGGTCTGCTGTTTCATCAGTACGCAGGGTCAGTGAAATAAACGCACCACGATCCAGCTCATTGGTGAAAATGGTCTGAATTTCATGTACGTTGGCATCACGAATCTTGGTCAGCAGGGACTCTGTGATCTCATCATTGGCGTTGGCAATCACTTCGCCGGTGTCTGCACTGATCACGTTCTTGGCCAGGACACGACCAATCAGGTAATCTTCAGGCACGGAAATACGCTCGATCTTGGCATTCGCCAGTTCGCGCAGGTGCTTGCTGTTAATACGCTTGTCTTTTTCGACCAGTACAGTACCGTTCTTGTCGGTAATGTCGAAACGGGCGACTTCGCCCTTCCAGCGCTCAGGCACCATCTGCATCAGTGCGCCTTCGGATTTGATATCGAAGTGATCAAATTCGTAAAAATGCGCCAGAATGGTTTCCGGTGTCAGGCCAATTGCCTTGAGCAGAATGGTGACGGGCATCTTGCGGCGACGGTCGATACGGAAGAACAGGACGTCCTTCGGATCGAACTCAAAGTCAAGCCATGAGCCAC of the Advenella mimigardefordensis DPN7 genome contains:
- the rpoB gene encoding DNA-directed RNA polymerase subunit beta, with amino-acid sequence MPYSYTERKRIRKSFAKREDVQDVPYLLATQLHSYRTFLQQSVLSSQRKDEGLQAAFKSIFPIVSHNGMARLEFDSYMLGEPVFDVKECQLRGLTFASPLRAKVKLVLMDREVSKPTVKEIKEQEVYMGEIPLMTDTGSFVINGTERVIVSQLHRSPGVFFEHDRGKTHSSGKLLFSARVIPYRGSWLDFEFDPKDVLFFRIDRRRKMPVTILLKAIGLTPETILAHFYEFDHFDIKSEGALMQMVPERWKGEVARFDITDKNGTVLVEKDKRINSKHLRELANAKIERISVPEDYLIGRVLAKNVISADTGEVIANANDEITESLLTKIRDANVHEIQTIFTNELDRGAFISLTLRTDETADQMAARVAIYRMMRPGEPPTEEAVEALFQRLFYSEESYDLSRVGRMKVNSRLGRGEDITGPMTLTDEDILETIKVLVALRNGQGVIDDIDHLGNRRVRCVGELAENQFRAGLVRVERAVKERLGQAEADNLMPHDLINSKPISAAIKEFFGSSQLSQFMDQTNPLSEITHKRRVSALGPGGLTRERAGFEVRDVHPTHYGRVCPIETPEGPNIGLINSMALYARLNDYGFLETPYRKIIDGKVSDQIEYLSAIEESNYVIAQANAVLDENGRFQDDLIACREAGETMLTAPENVHYMDVAPSQIVSVAASLIPFLEHDDANRALMGANMQRQAVPCLRPEKPLVGTGIERTVAVDSGTTVQAKRGGIVDHVDADRVVIRVNDDENQAGEVGVDIYNLIKYTRSNQNTNINQRPIVKRGDHVARGDVLADGASTDLGELALGQNMLIAFMPWNGYNFEDSILISEKVVADDRYTSIHIEELTVVARDTKLGNEEITRDISNLAETQLNRLDESGIVHIGAEVRADDVLVGKVTPKGETQLTPEEKLLRAIFGEKASDVKDTSLRVPSGMVGTVIDVQVFTREGVQRDKRAESIINDELSRYRQDLNDQLRIVENDTFDRIRKLLVGKTVNGGPNRLPKGSTITEEYLDGVERWHWFDIRLSDEGAAVALEQTKESVEQKRHEFDLAFEEKRKKLTQGDELPPGVLKMIKVYLAVKRRLQPGDKMAGRHGNKGVVSRITPVEDMPHMADGTPADIVLNPLGVPSRMNVGQVLEVHLGWAAKGVGHRIADLMKDERAVQVGQIREYLNKVYNTTGSKAQIDSLNDEQIIEMARNLKNGVPLATPVFDGATEEEITSMLELAYPDDVKERLQLTDSRTQAYLFDGRTGERFERPVTIGYMHYLKLHHLVDDKMHARSTGPYSLVTQQPLGGKAQFGGQRFGEMEVWALEAYGASYTLQEMLTVKSDDIAGRTKVYENIVKGDHVIDAGMPESFNVLVKEIRSLSLDMDLERKE